In Arenicella xantha, the genomic window GACTAGTTCGAAGCGGCGATTCGTCGCTGCAGGCCGTACAGTAACTTTGATCGCAATGATCGCAACTGCGTATTGCCTGTTGAGTTGGATGGTAGACACAATGAGTCACGCAGCACCACCTTGCGAACCATATTGAGGACTCATTAGGTCGCGAGCCTGACGGTCAAACTGCTCACTCTTGTTGTGCTGCCCTAAAGCCTGAAAACACGAAGCCATACGTCTCGATAGAGTTGCTAGTTCGAGCGACCTTTCTTCATCTTGTGAAAGTTCTTGGTAGATCACTTCAGATATATCTTCGCGCCCAAGTTCCAGTGCAGCTATCAGTAAATCGGCCTTTTGTTCAAAACTAAGGTGCGACTTGTCTTTGAGTGACATTCGGTTCCAACGCTGCAGCTGCGCCGCCACTATACGGTGACTATTACCGTTCTGGCCGAGTCGTCGCAATAGATACTCATGCGCCTTTGCGCCGTTCAATGCCTTGACGATATTGAACTCAATATCGATTAGCTCGGGATCATGTGGGCGTTTTTGTTTGAGTGGCCGGAGTAACGCGTACGCTCGCTTAAACTCGCACCGGCCTAATTCATTATAAACACTCTGAAGGCCGGCTAAATAAGGGTCGACCGCTTCCTCAGCATTGTCTAAGTAGCGGTCATCGATGGCATCGTGTTGCACCGAGCGTGTTGCGTAAACCAACGCTGCGCCTGCTATAAAACCACCAACGTGCGCCAGATAAGCCACATTGCTGGCATCACCCGAAAACTGCATGATGAGTTCTTTGACGATATACGCCGGCAACATAATGATGGCCGCTGCACGGAAATACCCTGTGAATATAAACAGCCAGTAGAAGAATTCAATTTTACGCATGCCAAACAGCACCACGTACATTGCCATGACACCAGAAATAGATCCTGACGCACCAATTAAACTGGCGCTGTGTCCGCCTGAAGCCATTTCCACAACAGAAAATAACAAACCGGCACCGACCCCGGAGATTAGGTAAAACAATAAAAATCGCTTACTACCTAGCGCGGCTTCTACGGCAAATCCAGTGAGTAATAAGAACACCATATTGCCAATTAGGTGGTCGACACTACCGTGTAAAAACTGATGTGAGAAAAGAGTAACAATGCCGATGTCATTCGGATTGAGACCTAAGATCCGTGAGCTAATGGTGCCCGCAATTTTATTAACCTCAGCACGAAACCGTTCCCACTTGCCGCGATCTTTAAGCGGTATATAGCGTTTATAGTGCTCATCAAGAAATTCGGCAAACCCAGGGTCACTTGCCATCTGCCAGATAACGGTTTCATCCTCTTGATCTAGCTGATAGGCGGGGTCGCGTTTGCGCATATATGAGCGAAATGCGGAAAGCTCCAATTGCTGAAGGTTAAGTTCGTGATATAGAACCACCGCTTCCTCAGCACGCTCCATGTCACTACTTTGATAGAAAGCGAAAACCAAAATATTGATCAGCACCAAACCTATCAGTACCACGGGCGGTCGCTTCCAATCGATCCTCTTTTCGACCGGCACTACTATCATGTGGTAATTTCTTCCTAACTTGAATTATCAGATCACTCGAGCTCCCTCAAGCG contains:
- a CDS encoding rhomboid family intramembrane serine protease is translated as MIVVPVEKRIDWKRPPVVLIGLVLINILVFAFYQSSDMERAEEAVVLYHELNLQQLELSAFRSYMRKRDPAYQLDQEDETVIWQMASDPGFAEFLDEHYKRYIPLKDRGKWERFRAEVNKIAGTISSRILGLNPNDIGIVTLFSHQFLHGSVDHLIGNMVFLLLTGFAVEAALGSKRFLLFYLISGVGAGLLFSVVEMASGGHSASLIGASGSISGVMAMYVVLFGMRKIEFFYWLFIFTGYFRAAAIIMLPAYIVKELIMQFSGDASNVAYLAHVGGFIAGAALVYATRSVQHDAIDDRYLDNAEEAVDPYLAGLQSVYNELGRCEFKRAYALLRPLKQKRPHDPELIDIEFNIVKALNGAKAHEYLLRRLGQNGNSHRIVAAQLQRWNRMSLKDKSHLSFEQKADLLIAALELGREDISEVIYQELSQDEERSLELATLSRRMASCFQALGQHNKSEQFDRQARDLMSPQYGSQGGAA